ACGGGCCTCAACCCACTTGGAGATGGTACGAGTCACGTCCTCGATGGGCGCGGTCAGGTCCTCCGCCTCGATGGTCACAGGGTCCGGGACCAACCCGCGCGAAGCCCCCCAGAACCGACCAACCCAGCCGAACCCGTCAGGCACGCATTTCTGCGCCTCTTTGCTCATGTACTTCCGGAGATACCCCGCGCCCTTCATGTCCCAGTTCAGGAACGACCGTTGCAGCTTGCCGTCCCGGCCCCTGCGTTCCTCTGTATGCCACCAGAGATGCTCTGGGCTATCCGGTTCCGCTATCCGGTTCCAGGCGGCCCCCATGACCTTCCAGAGCGCCTCCGTGAACGGTTCCGTCAGCCAGACGTGGAAGTGCGGAACGCCCCGACTCTGGAATTCGAGAATCCACAGGTAGCCGACACCAGGCGCAGCACGCTTCAGCGCCTTCAGCCAGGCGTCGAGGTGTTTCTTTGCGGTCACGCCGTCCGGGTTGGCCTGGTGGTACGTCAGGCAGAACTGAGACACCAGGGCGGGCGA
The window above is part of the Deinococcus seoulensis genome. Proteins encoded here:
- a CDS encoding rolling circle replication-associated protein; amino-acid sequence: LEVLPADVRVVRDWDGPQPAHLKDCKRGQVQMFSAKSASRLTRIARNASPALVSQFCLTYHQANPDGVTAKKHLDAWLKALKRAAPGVGYLWILEFQSRGVPHFHVWLTEPFTEALWKVMGAAWNRIAEPDSPEHLWWHTEERRGRDGKLQRSFLNWDMKGAGYLRKYMSKEAQKCVPDGFGWVGRFWGASRGLVPDPVTIEAEDLTAPIEDVTRTISKWVEARRRRGAAVARKIAAQKGREAKKIKLRRTARALETSGWLNNAAPALMQILDRLDPLVPGG